A window of the Lactobacillus gasseri ATCC 33323 = JCM 1131 genome harbors these coding sequences:
- a CDS encoding peptidoglycan D,D-transpeptidase FtsI family protein — protein sequence MNYLKQSKGSNRNSTSTPLRMKIILGVILVLFLLLIGQLAYLQLFYGGRFQAEVQQTDQKIVSNNVPRGVMYDSSGKILVGNKANNAITYTKNSSITSSQIYKVSNRLSQYITLDDEKPTKRQLYDYYLANSKISEKETAKLPKSERYDSNGDALSSSQIYNNVLKRVEKQNIHFTKRQKTAALIFNKISGAYTLSTIYIKNKGLTDREMALVGEHLSELPGVGIGTDWSRSYPNGKSIKSIIGSVSSEKAGLPSDNLQYYLTQGYSRNDRVGTSYLEEKYEPLLKGTKSKSQVVTKAKDGVEQTKTVYKGQSGASLILTMNAKYQQEVEKTLKKVYASAQAAGATQYSNGAYAVAMNPKTGALLAIAGIDHNAKTGKNTDDALGVINKSFVMGSAIKGATVAGGLMNGIISPTNSVMPDTPIYLPGSPIKKSVYPVGTFSSLDAPTALEVSSNIYMMQLALRWVNAKYTPHSFISMPSDAFTKLRRNFAMFGLGQKTGVDLPGEVSGIQGRSYNSAGQLLSGSVLDLAYGNYDAYTPIQLVQYVSTIANGGYRMRPYLVQSVGETNAQGNKVSILYNNKPQVQMRIPWTQDQLDVIHQGFYRVVHGTNSWGTAHSLKDVKPSISGKTGTAQTFYYDEDNPGNPKAPEVINATFVGYAPSKDPKLAVAVVFPGLDPDKEGKYTLEVAKAMVQDYFKLNK from the coding sequence TTGAATTATTTAAAACAAAGTAAAGGTTCGAATAGAAATTCCACTTCGACGCCCCTAAGAATGAAAATTATTTTGGGCGTCATTTTAGTTTTATTTTTATTATTAATTGGTCAATTAGCTTACTTGCAACTCTTTTATGGTGGTCGTTTTCAAGCAGAAGTACAACAAACCGACCAAAAAATTGTATCTAATAACGTACCACGTGGTGTGATGTATGACAGTAGCGGTAAGATTTTGGTAGGTAATAAAGCCAATAACGCAATTACTTATACCAAAAATTCTAGCATTACGTCTAGTCAAATATATAAAGTTTCTAATCGTTTAAGTCAATATATAACACTTGATGATGAAAAACCTACAAAAAGACAGCTATATGATTATTACTTAGCTAATAGTAAAATTTCAGAAAAGGAAACAGCAAAATTACCCAAATCTGAACGCTATGACAGTAACGGAGACGCACTAAGTTCAAGTCAAATATATAATAATGTCTTAAAGCGTGTAGAAAAACAGAATATTCATTTTACTAAGCGTCAAAAAACAGCCGCTTTAATTTTTAATAAGATTTCTGGTGCATATACACTTTCAACTATTTATATTAAAAACAAGGGCTTAACTGATCGTGAAATGGCGTTGGTTGGAGAACACTTGTCTGAATTACCTGGTGTAGGTATTGGAACAGACTGGTCAAGAAGCTATCCAAACGGAAAATCGATTAAGAGTATTATTGGTTCAGTTTCTTCAGAAAAAGCAGGTCTACCAAGCGATAACTTACAATACTATTTAACTCAAGGTTATTCACGTAACGACCGAGTTGGTACTAGTTACCTTGAAGAAAAGTATGAACCACTTTTGAAGGGTACAAAATCTAAGTCACAAGTAGTAACTAAGGCTAAAGATGGGGTTGAACAAACTAAGACTGTATATAAGGGCCAAAGCGGCGCAAGCCTAATTTTGACAATGAATGCCAAGTACCAGCAAGAAGTTGAAAAGACTCTGAAAAAAGTATATGCTTCTGCTCAAGCTGCTGGCGCTACTCAGTACTCTAACGGTGCATATGCTGTGGCAATGAACCCTAAAACTGGTGCGCTTTTAGCAATTGCAGGTATTGATCATAATGCGAAAACTGGTAAGAATACAGATGATGCGTTAGGTGTAATTAATAAATCATTTGTTATGGGATCTGCAATCAAGGGTGCTACTGTTGCAGGTGGATTAATGAATGGTATTATTTCGCCGACTAACAGTGTGATGCCTGATACGCCAATTTACTTACCAGGGTCACCAATTAAAAAATCTGTTTATCCAGTTGGTACGTTTAGTAGCTTAGATGCTCCAACGGCGCTTGAAGTATCAAGTAACATCTATATGATGCAGCTTGCTCTAAGATGGGTTAATGCAAAATATACACCACATAGCTTTATCTCTATGCCTTCAGATGCATTTACAAAGTTAAGACGTAACTTTGCAATGTTTGGTTTAGGACAGAAGACAGGAGTTGATCTTCCAGGTGAAGTATCTGGTATTCAAGGTCGCTCATATAATTCGGCGGGGCAACTACTTAGTGGTTCTGTGCTTGACTTAGCTTATGGAAACTATGATGCTTATACTCCAATTCAGTTAGTTCAATATGTTTCAACTATTGCTAATGGTGGATATCGTATGCGTCCATATTTAGTTCAATCGGTTGGTGAAACTAACGCTCAAGGAAACAAAGTTTCTATTCTCTATAACAATAAGCCACAGGTTCAAATGCGTATTCCTTGGACGCAAGATCAACTTGATGTTATTCATCAAGGATTTTATCGTGTTGTTCATGGTACTAACTCATGGGGAACAGCTCACTCATTGAAGGATGTTAAGCCTTCAATTTCCGGTAAGACTGGTACTGCTCAGACTTTCTATTATGATGAAGATAACCCGGGAAATCCTAAAGCTCCAGAAGTTATTAACGCTACTTTTGTTGGTTATGCACCATCAAAAGATCCTAAACTTGCAGTTGCAGTTGTTTTCCCAGGACTTGATCCTGATAAGGAAGGTAAGTACACTCTTGAAGTTGCTAAAGCAATGGTTCAAGACTACTTCAAGCTTAATAAATAG
- a CDS encoding YfhO family protein: protein MFITKIKIHFKNKYLYWLSFLLPACIFASYFIYRNHEILTVDLGQQYIDFLAFYKNNLFSNPLNFIFTFSSGLGNSFIGTWAYYLTSPFNFLLLIFPKSQLPEAILLIISLKIGSIGLSGFYYFQKFFNGDNKIFALAASLAFSLSGFVVSYNLNLMWLDSLILLPLLLDAIDKLEDKRRHYFYLTMITFLLWLTNFYTGFMVLFFGLLYFINTLLNSSFSKKQIILQYVTKSFFGTSLAALILLPSFFEILNGKIHSDTTLSMGFQFPPYQTFYKLTIGAFNFTEMEKGLPNIFLTSIFTLLCILYFINQHFSIKEKLLSALLLTFLFFSFSFNPLILLWHLGQYPVWYPARFSFIFSFYAIYLGVQVLAHTQEFSPSSKIISLLLVISLSSFLFLNLHQKEFLNQTNIILTILFLLCSLLILLFFNYKWIPVIFFGIVGLEVSINLIASLDNISYQKNFDYTNFTKNISESTAYLHKYDSGLYRTEKTFTRSDDDPLSNDYYGISNFNSISDRSTINLIDYLGLENNDNSFTNNFATPLSDSILGIKYNIVPIKNRRKLPAEQQIVFTSAFYRPDLIRNKVVKSFKQVQIRKNSSALPLIFISPSHKKINFYTSMPSANQNTLFNSIVGKKINLFNSLYLTNPNKIENIKSTKNVNEYQKINKSRIATLSFKISSFQKGPYYLELPSNLDAESVSITVNGHHLNNQDLGISNKLLNIGYYSPNTPIKVTFKLNNEKTNLSGIRVLQFREHEFNQIIRQFNEKQPITQQTSPISLKLNYTARRDKILNSTIPYSKNWLILDNGKLLKTEKFAHTFLSARLSKGKHHLTLIYIPFAFLIGLIISIVSLIIIFILKPKKT, encoded by the coding sequence ATGTTTATCACCAAAATTAAAATACATTTTAAAAATAAATATCTATATTGGCTTTCTTTTTTACTACCTGCTTGTATTTTCGCAAGCTACTTTATATATCGCAATCATGAGATTCTTACCGTTGATTTAGGTCAGCAATATATTGATTTTTTAGCTTTTTATAAAAACAACTTATTTTCTAATCCGCTAAATTTTATTTTTACGTTTAGTAGCGGATTAGGCAATTCTTTTATTGGAACCTGGGCTTATTACTTAACTAGTCCCTTTAACTTTTTATTATTAATTTTTCCCAAGTCGCAGTTACCTGAAGCAATACTTTTAATTATTAGTTTAAAAATTGGAAGTATCGGATTAAGCGGTTTTTATTATTTTCAAAAGTTTTTTAACGGCGATAATAAGATCTTTGCTCTTGCAGCTAGCCTAGCTTTCTCATTAAGCGGATTTGTTGTTAGTTATAACTTAAACTTAATGTGGCTTGACAGCCTAATTTTGCTACCTCTATTACTTGACGCGATTGATAAATTAGAAGACAAACGCCGACACTACTTCTATCTTACCATGATCACTTTTCTATTATGGCTTACCAATTTTTATACCGGCTTCATGGTGCTTTTTTTCGGCTTACTTTACTTTATTAATACGCTACTCAATTCTTCTTTTTCTAAAAAACAAATTATCCTTCAATATGTTACTAAAAGTTTTTTTGGTACTAGTTTAGCTGCACTCATATTACTACCATCATTCTTTGAAATATTAAATGGAAAAATTCATTCAGATACTACCTTATCAATGGGATTTCAATTTCCTCCATATCAAACATTTTACAAATTAACTATTGGCGCCTTTAATTTTACTGAAATGGAAAAAGGATTACCCAATATCTTTTTAACTAGTATCTTTACTCTTCTGTGTATTCTCTACTTCATTAATCAACATTTTTCTATTAAAGAAAAGCTATTATCTGCGCTATTACTAACATTCTTATTTTTTTCCTTTAGTTTTAACCCTCTTATCTTACTTTGGCATTTAGGACAATACCCAGTTTGGTATCCAGCTCGCTTTAGCTTTATCTTTTCTTTTTATGCAATTTATCTCGGAGTTCAAGTTCTTGCCCATACACAGGAATTTAGTCCTAGCAGCAAAATAATTTCTTTACTTTTGGTAATTAGCTTAAGCTCTTTTCTTTTCTTAAATCTTCATCAAAAAGAATTTTTAAATCAAACAAATATTATTTTAACTATTCTCTTTTTATTATGTAGTTTGTTAATTCTTTTATTTTTCAACTATAAATGGATTCCGGTAATCTTCTTTGGCATTGTTGGTCTTGAAGTAAGTATCAATTTGATAGCTAGTCTTGATAATATTTCTTATCAAAAAAACTTTGACTATACTAATTTCACTAAAAACATCTCTGAAAGTACGGCATATTTACATAAATATGACTCTGGCTTATATCGAACAGAAAAGACTTTTACACGTTCAGATGACGATCCTTTAAGCAATGACTATTATGGCATTAGTAATTTCAACTCTATTTCTGACCGTTCAACTATTAATTTAATTGACTATTTAGGTCTTGAAAACAATGACAACTCTTTTACTAATAATTTTGCTACTCCCTTATCTGATAGTATTTTAGGCATTAAATATAATATCGTTCCGATCAAGAATCGAAGAAAACTCCCCGCAGAACAACAAATAGTTTTTACTAGTGCGTTTTATCGACCTGATTTGATTAGGAATAAAGTTGTCAAAAGTTTTAAACAGGTACAAATTAGGAAAAATTCTTCAGCTTTACCACTTATTTTTATCTCCCCATCACATAAAAAAATAAACTTTTATACCAGCATGCCATCTGCTAATCAAAATACTCTTTTTAATAGCATTGTTGGTAAAAAAATTAATCTTTTTAATAGCTTATATTTAACCAATCCTAATAAGATAGAAAATATTAAATCCACTAAAAACGTTAATGAATATCAAAAAATTAACAAAAGCAGAATTGCAACACTTTCTTTTAAAATATCTTCTTTTCAAAAGGGACCTTATTATTTAGAACTCCCTTCAAATCTAGATGCAGAATCTGTTTCTATTACTGTTAATGGTCATCATCTTAATAATCAAGATTTGGGAATTTCAAACAAATTATTAAATATTGGTTATTACTCACCAAATACTCCAATTAAAGTCACTTTCAAGTTAAATAATGAAAAAACTAATTTGAGCGGAATTCGAGTACTACAATTTAGAGAGCATGAATTTAACCAAATTATTCGTCAATTCAACGAAAAACAGCCTATAACTCAACAAACTAGTCCTATTTCTTTAAAGCTTAATTACACTGCTAGAAGAGATAAAATTCTTAATTCTACTATTCCTTATTCAAAAAACTGGCTAATTTTAGATAACGGCAAACTTCTTAAAACGGAAAAATTTGCTCATACTTTTTTGAGTGCCAGACTAAGCAAAGGAAAACATCATTTAACTTTGATTTATATTCCCTTTGCCTTCCTAATTGGACTTATAATTTCAATCGTTTCACTTATAATTATATTTATTCTCAAGCCAAAAAAGACTTAA
- the greA gene encoding transcription elongation factor GreA, which yields MAEKVYPMTAEGKEKLQKELKNLKLVKRPEVIERIKVARSFGDLSENSEYDAAKDEQSAVEQRIVQIEQMLKYAQVVDADSVDPNEVSIGKTVTYTEVGTDDPETYTIVGSDESDPLNGKISNDSPIAQALLGKKKGEKVTINTPGGTFDVTINDVKTLN from the coding sequence ATGGCAGAAAAAGTTTATCCAATGACCGCTGAAGGTAAGGAAAAACTTCAGAAGGAATTAAAGAACTTAAAATTAGTAAAACGTCCAGAAGTTATTGAGAGAATTAAGGTTGCTAGATCATTCGGTGACTTATCCGAAAACTCTGAATACGATGCTGCAAAAGATGAGCAAAGTGCTGTAGAACAACGTATTGTTCAAATTGAACAAATGCTTAAGTATGCACAAGTTGTTGATGCAGATAGCGTTGATCCTAACGAAGTTTCTATCGGTAAGACTGTTACTTACACAGAAGTAGGTACTGATGATCCAGAAACCTATACTATCGTTGGATCTGATGAATCTGATCCGCTTAACGGAAAAATTTCTAACGATTCACCAATTGCCCAAGCTTTACTTGGCAAGAAAAAGGGTGAAAAAGTAACTATTAACACTCCTGGTGGAACATTTGATGTTACTATCAACGATGTTAAAACATTGAACTAA
- the mltG gene encoding endolytic transglycosylase MltG encodes MLNQDKKKNHELEEQASKKVTRWILSGLGAILVLFILIGGCYVGYALQPANRHDEDVVSVHIPAGATNSQIAQILQEKKIIRNATIFNFWLKSHSATNFQAGNFYLSPSMHNKEIVSQLQGGGGRPVVGHVLIKEGQTIDSIATTVGKNTKYSRQDFLKLMKDQSFMKSLEKQYPKLLTSSMNSKGVRYHLEGYLFPAKYDVYQGASLKELVNQMVDKTDQVLQPYYSSIKKKHLTVQEVLTLASLVEREGVKSKDRRMIAGVFFNRIKANMPLQSDISVMYALNKHKHSLTLKDIKVESPYNLYVHKGYGPGPFNNPSLDSISAVLTPIKSNYLYFVANLKTGKVYYNENYDEHLKRNSSLGQ; translated from the coding sequence TTGCTAAATCAGGACAAAAAGAAAAATCATGAGTTAGAAGAACAAGCATCAAAAAAGGTTACCCGCTGGATTCTTAGCGGATTAGGTGCCATTTTAGTCTTGTTTATCTTAATTGGGGGCTGTTATGTTGGTTATGCTCTGCAGCCTGCCAATCGTCATGATGAAGATGTGGTCAGTGTTCATATTCCTGCAGGTGCAACTAATAGTCAGATTGCTCAGATTTTACAAGAGAAAAAGATTATTAGAAATGCGACTATCTTTAACTTTTGGTTAAAGAGCCATAGTGCAACCAATTTTCAGGCAGGTAATTTCTATCTCTCACCCTCGATGCATAACAAAGAAATCGTTAGTCAATTGCAAGGTGGAGGTGGCCGTCCAGTTGTCGGTCACGTTTTGATAAAAGAAGGGCAAACGATTGATAGTATTGCTACAACAGTTGGTAAGAATACGAAATATAGCCGTCAAGACTTCTTAAAGCTAATGAAAGATCAAAGCTTTATGAAGAGTTTGGAAAAGCAATATCCTAAACTTTTAACTAGTTCAATGAACAGTAAAGGTGTTCGTTATCACTTAGAAGGATATCTCTTCCCGGCTAAGTATGATGTCTATCAAGGAGCTTCTTTGAAAGAACTAGTTAACCAAATGGTTGATAAGACTGATCAAGTTTTACAACCATACTATAGTTCCATCAAGAAAAAGCATTTGACTGTGCAGGAAGTTTTAACTTTAGCTTCCTTAGTTGAGCGTGAAGGTGTTAAGTCTAAGGATCGTCGAATGATTGCTGGGGTATTCTTTAACCGAATTAAAGCAAATATGCCGCTTCAATCTGATATTTCAGTCATGTATGCACTGAATAAGCATAAACATTCTTTGACCCTAAAGGATATTAAGGTAGAATCTCCATATAACTTGTATGTTCACAAGGGATATGGTCCAGGACCATTTAATAATCCAAGTTTAGATTCAATTAGCGCTGTATTAACCCCAATCAAGTCTAACTATCTCTACTTTGTTGCAAATCTTAAGACTGGTAAGGTTTACTACAATGAAAATTATGACGAGCACTTGAAACGTAATAGTAGTTTAGGCCAGTAA
- the pheT gene encoding phenylalanine--tRNA ligase subunit beta, producing the protein MLVSYNWLKDFLDLDEDPKDLGEKITRTGVEIASVDHPAEGLKKLVVGHILECEDIEGTHLHKCQVDVGEDEPIQIVCGAPNVAAGEDVIVALHGARIAGNEKIKRGKIRGIKSNGMICGLQEIGFADKNVPQKYVDGIFVFPKDSDVKPGEEVYEALGMDDYILDFDITPNRADTLSMEGAAYEVGAIVDKKPKIEPVVLKADGPEWTNELDAKVDEKLAPKFYLRKVSNVKIGESPLWMQRRLWNAGLRPINNVVDVTNYVMLLTGQPMHAYDARTFKDGKLEVRKANKGEKLTLLNDKEVELDPNDIIITDGQKPVMMAGVMGGKNSEVEDDTTDVILESAIFDGTSVRKSALRHANRTEASSRFEKGVNWDNTQKALDIAALLLRNDANGTVNEGEIKATDVQRNPSVVKTTVSYINKVLGTELSRSEMEKIFDRLGFTVDGSEDELVVTVPNRRWDISIPADLVEEVGRIYGYDNLKSTQPLLAETHGGYSEKETAMRRIKDIVQGQGMMEAISYSLTSPEKAISFTKDPKPVVEVQWPLNSSRSTMRENLLTGLVDAASYNMARKQKELALFEQGRVYDHENNTFNEHEHLAALYSGHTVSANWQHLDQKIDFYFVKGQLTNLFRAIGIKDADVEYRAEVIVGMHPTRTAGIYIKDQYVGLIGMLAHTVTTLDKALRGSEIYGYEIDLDTIVSMLNKGMKAKAAPKFPAIERDLSLLVPNAVTNAQIEAQIKLNGGKYLHDIQVIDVYAGSQIESGHKSISYSLTFLNEKDTLTDEVVTKAMEKIETDLKESLKIKVR; encoded by the coding sequence ATGCTTGTTTCATATAACTGGTTGAAAGATTTTCTTGATTTAGACGAAGATCCTAAAGATTTAGGAGAAAAAATTACTAGAACTGGTGTCGAAATTGCATCAGTAGACCATCCAGCAGAAGGCTTAAAAAAGTTAGTAGTTGGTCACATTTTAGAATGTGAAGATATTGAAGGAACTCACTTACATAAGTGTCAAGTTGATGTAGGTGAAGACGAACCAATTCAAATTGTTTGTGGAGCTCCAAATGTTGCAGCTGGTGAAGATGTGATTGTTGCTTTGCACGGTGCCAGAATTGCAGGTAATGAGAAGATTAAGCGTGGTAAAATTCGCGGAATTAAATCAAATGGAATGATTTGTGGTCTTCAAGAAATTGGTTTTGCAGATAAAAATGTTCCTCAAAAATATGTGGATGGAATCTTTGTCTTTCCTAAAGATTCTGATGTAAAGCCAGGTGAAGAAGTTTATGAAGCACTTGGTATGGATGACTACATTTTAGACTTTGATATTACACCAAACCGTGCTGATACTTTATCAATGGAAGGTGCAGCATATGAGGTTGGCGCAATTGTTGATAAAAAGCCTAAGATTGAGCCAGTAGTTCTTAAAGCAGATGGTCCTGAATGGACTAATGAATTAGATGCTAAAGTTGATGAAAAATTAGCACCTAAGTTTTACTTAAGAAAAGTTTCAAATGTTAAGATTGGCGAGAGTCCCTTATGGATGCAAAGACGTCTTTGGAATGCAGGATTGCGACCAATTAATAATGTAGTTGACGTAACTAACTATGTAATGCTCCTAACTGGACAACCAATGCATGCTTACGATGCTCGTACTTTTAAAGATGGTAAATTAGAGGTTAGAAAAGCTAACAAGGGTGAAAAGCTTACTTTATTAAACGATAAAGAAGTTGAACTAGATCCAAACGATATTATTATTACCGATGGTCAAAAGCCAGTAATGATGGCTGGTGTAATGGGCGGTAAAAATTCAGAAGTAGAAGATGATACGACTGATGTGATTTTAGAATCTGCTATTTTTGATGGAACTAGCGTTAGAAAATCTGCTTTACGTCATGCCAATCGTACTGAAGCTTCAAGTCGTTTTGAAAAAGGGGTTAACTGGGATAATACTCAAAAAGCCTTAGATATTGCTGCTCTGTTATTACGTAATGATGCAAATGGTACTGTTAATGAGGGTGAAATTAAGGCAACTGATGTGCAAAGAAATCCTTCAGTAGTTAAGACTACAGTTTCATACATTAACAAGGTATTAGGAACAGAATTAAGCAGATCAGAAATGGAAAAGATTTTTGATCGCTTAGGCTTTACTGTTGATGGGTCGGAAGATGAATTAGTTGTTACAGTTCCAAATAGAAGATGGGATATTTCTATTCCAGCAGATTTAGTAGAAGAAGTAGGTAGAATTTATGGCTATGATAACTTAAAGTCTACTCAACCTCTTTTAGCTGAGACACATGGTGGCTATTCAGAAAAAGAAACTGCTATGCGTAGAATTAAGGATATTGTTCAAGGACAAGGCATGATGGAAGCCATTTCTTATTCATTGACTTCTCCAGAAAAAGCAATTTCATTTACTAAAGATCCTAAGCCGGTTGTAGAAGTTCAATGGCCATTGAATTCAAGTCGTTCAACTATGAGAGAAAACTTGTTAACTGGTTTAGTTGATGCTGCAAGCTATAATATGGCTCGTAAGCAAAAGGAATTAGCTTTATTTGAACAAGGTAGAGTTTATGATCATGAAAATAATACTTTTAATGAACATGAACATTTAGCTGCTCTTTATTCAGGACATACTGTGTCAGCAAATTGGCAACATTTAGATCAAAAGATTGATTTCTACTTTGTAAAAGGTCAATTAACTAACTTATTTAGGGCAATCGGGATTAAGGATGCAGATGTTGAATATCGTGCAGAAGTTATTGTTGGTATGCACCCAACTAGAACTGCTGGTATTTACATTAAGGATCAATATGTTGGTTTAATTGGGATGCTTGCTCATACTGTTACTACCCTTGATAAGGCATTACGTGGAAGTGAAATTTATGGCTACGAAATTGATTTAGACACAATCGTTTCAATGCTTAATAAGGGAATGAAAGCTAAAGCTGCTCCTAAGTTCCCAGCAATTGAACGTGATTTATCATTATTAGTGCCAAATGCAGTAACTAATGCCCAAATTGAAGCTCAAATTAAATTAAATGGTGGTAAGTATCTTCATGATATTCAAGTCATTGACGTTTATGCTGGTAGTCAAATTGAATCAGGACATAAATCAATTTCATATTCGTTAACTTTCTTGAATGAAAAAGATACATTGACTGATGAAGTAGTTACTAAAGCAATGGAAAAAATTGAAACAGATCTGAAAGAAAGTTTAAAGATTAAAGTTCGTTAA
- the pheS gene encoding phenylalanine--tRNA ligase subunit alpha translates to MDLFDRINKLKEEGLDQIKQAENQKMLDKIRVELMGRKGELTQILHSMKDIAPENRPKVGQEVNQVRDILQKQLDEAKDHFLQAIIAQKLEEEKIDVTLPGREGHLGSKHPINIILDDLESYFIGMGYKVVQGPEIETDHYCFEMMNLPKDHPARDMQATFYIDNEDLLRTQTSGDQARVLEKHDFSKGPLKMVGPGKVYRRDDDDATHSHQFQQMEGLVVDKNVTMSDLKGTLEMIAKHVFGQDRKTRLRPSYFPFTEPSVEMDVSCFNCDGKGCPICKYTGWIEVLGAGMVHPNVLENAGVDSTVYGGFAFGLGLDRFAILKYGISDIRDFYTNDVRFLAQFRKEED, encoded by the coding sequence ATGGACTTATTCGATAGAATAAATAAGTTAAAAGAAGAAGGATTAGATCAAATCAAGCAAGCTGAAAATCAAAAAATGCTTGATAAGATTAGAGTAGAATTAATGGGGCGCAAGGGTGAATTAACTCAGATTTTGCACTCAATGAAAGACATCGCTCCAGAAAATAGACCAAAAGTAGGTCAAGAAGTAAATCAAGTTCGTGATATTCTTCAAAAGCAATTAGATGAAGCAAAAGATCATTTCTTACAGGCAATAATTGCTCAGAAATTAGAAGAAGAAAAGATTGACGTGACTTTACCAGGACGTGAAGGACATTTAGGTTCAAAGCACCCAATCAATATTATTTTGGATGATTTGGAAAGTTACTTCATTGGTATGGGATATAAGGTAGTACAAGGTCCAGAAATTGAAACAGATCACTACTGTTTCGAGATGATGAACTTACCTAAAGACCACCCTGCACGTGATATGCAAGCTACTTTCTATATTGATAATGAAGATTTGCTTAGAACTCAAACTTCGGGGGATCAAGCAAGAGTCTTAGAAAAGCATGATTTTTCTAAAGGGCCATTAAAGATGGTTGGTCCTGGTAAGGTATATCGTCGTGATGATGATGATGCGACTCACTCTCACCAATTCCAACAAATGGAAGGCTTAGTAGTTGATAAAAATGTTACTATGTCAGACCTTAAAGGTACTTTAGAAATGATTGCCAAGCATGTCTTTGGTCAAGATCGCAAAACTCGTCTTCGTCCATCATACTTTCCATTTACTGAACCATCTGTAGAAATGGATGTTTCTTGTTTCAACTGTGATGGTAAGGGATGTCCAATTTGTAAGTATACTGGTTGGATTGAAGTACTTGGTGCTGGAATGGTTCACCCTAACGTTTTAGAAAACGCAGGTGTTGATTCAACTGTTTATGGTGGTTTTGCATTCGGTTTAGGCTTGGACCGTTTTGCAATTTTGAAATACGGTATTTCTGATATTCGTGATTTCTACACTAATGATGTTCGTTTCTTAGCACAATTCCGTAAGGAGGAAGATTAA
- a CDS encoding winged helix-turn-helix transcriptional regulator, whose translation MSQEIESKTKMGDCPDPEDYSLCSHFIDAFAIIGKKWNGLIISSLCDTNAMRFKDLARCISKCSDRVLVERLKELEKDGIVNRTVDEKSGIISYTLTQKGADLQPVFEQVHNWADKWA comes from the coding sequence ATGTCCCAAGAAATTGAAAGCAAAACTAAAATGGGTGACTGTCCAGATCCAGAAGATTACTCACTGTGTTCGCATTTTATTGATGCTTTTGCAATTATTGGTAAAAAATGGAATGGTTTAATTATCAGCTCTTTGTGCGATACTAATGCAATGCGTTTTAAGGATTTAGCACGTTGTATTAGTAAGTGTTCTGATCGAGTTTTAGTGGAACGTTTGAAAGAACTAGAAAAGGACGGTATTGTTAATCGTACAGTTGATGAAAAGAGCGGTATTATTAGCTATACTTTGACCCAGAAAGGCGCAGACTTACAGCCTGTTTTTGAACAAGTTCATAATTGGGCTGATAAATGGGCCTGA
- a CDS encoding TrmH family RNA methyltransferase yields the protein MIEINSVNNPTIKNLRKLEQKKYRKKTQTYLIEGFHLVEEALKNHENYLYILGTSEALEKLTTSYRLKDDKVIKITDAIAEHLSSTKNSQDIFMVLPINQPKSFSFEYGKWVVLDNLTDPGNVGTIIRTADAAGFDGVVLSEESVDLYNPKVQRSMQGSQFHIQIVQNPILEAISSFKENGIPVYVSILDKTAKSLNNCIPVPQLALVIGNEAHGASKDVIETADKKIYIPIKGKAESLNAAVAAGIMIYHFS from the coding sequence TTCAGTAAATAATCCCACGATTAAGAACCTTAGAAAGTTAGAACAGAAAAAGTATCGTAAAAAGACTCAAACTTATTTAATTGAAGGCTTTCATTTAGTTGAAGAGGCACTCAAGAATCACGAAAATTATCTTTATATTTTAGGAACATCAGAAGCTTTAGAAAAACTTACCACTAGTTATAGACTGAAGGATGATAAGGTAATTAAAATTACTGATGCAATTGCAGAGCATTTGAGCAGTACTAAGAATAGTCAAGATATTTTTATGGTTTTACCAATTAATCAACCTAAATCATTTAGTTTTGAATATGGAAAATGGGTTGTTTTGGATAATTTAACTGATCCAGGAAATGTTGGTACTATTATTCGTACAGCTGATGCAGCCGGATTTGATGGAGTTGTTCTTTCTGAAGAAAGTGTGGACTTGTATAATCCAAAAGTTCAGCGTAGTATGCAAGGCAGTCAATTCCATATTCAGATTGTTCAAAATCCTATCTTAGAAGCAATTAGTAGCTTTAAAGAAAATGGAATTCCAGTTTATGTAAGTATTCTCGATAAGACAGCAAAATCGTTGAATAATTGCATTCCTGTTCCTCAATTAGCTTTAGTAATTGGAAATGAAGCCCATGGGGCAAGTAAAGATGTGATTGAGACAGCAGATAAAAAGATTTATATTCCAATAAAAGGCAAGGCGGAGTCATTAAATGCAGCTGTAGCAGCAGGAATTATGATTTATCATTTTTCATAA